AGGATCAGCAGGAAGGTGATATCCAGGACCAGTTCACTGCGACAGCCGAGACCGTCTCACTCACCGTTACCGATGTCTCTACCGGAACAGTTCAGTTTTCCGCGACTATAGCTGCCGATGAGGGTCTCCAGATTCAAGATCAGATGCAGGATCAAACGACCGATCTGAGTAGCGGCGAGCTATACATAGACGATCAAATGCAAGATCAGTTTGGCAACATGACCAGTGATGGCCTGACTTTTGGAAGTATAAGCCTGTCCAAGGCTGCTGGCTCGATGGCCGCAGGCGCGACAGCAATCTATGGTGCTACGGGAATTACACTACCGACAGGTGCTGTGGGCGGGTATGTGCTTACTTGCGATGGTACTGGCGCCGGTTCCTGGCAGCCCGCCGGTGGCGGAGGAGCGAGCTACTGGACTTTGACCGGTGACGTGATTCGCACGGACGGTCAGTATGGAATAGCGCGCTACGGCAGTGCCGTTCAAGGCTCCATGACCTCCACCCAGTTAAACTTGGGTACAAACAGCTATACTGGTAGCCCGTATGCAACGGTTTTCGGGGGTTACTCCGACACGGCGGCAGGTTACTGCAGCATGGCCGCAGGTGAAATGTGTGCTGCCTGGGCTCCCTACGGAATAGCGCTGGGATTTCGCGCCAAGGTCCAGCACACAGGTTCATTTGCTTTTGCCGATACGAACTACTTCAATTTCTCGACCTCCAATCACAACGAATTTGCGGCCCGCGCAGTTGGGGGCGTGAGGTTTGTAACCGGCATAAACCCTGCCAACGGCAGCCCTACTGCGGGCGTCCAGTTGGCCCCCGGCGGTGGATCATGGTCGTCACTGAGTGACCAAGGTTGCAAGGAAAACGTCGAGGCTGTTGAGGGAAAAGAAGTGCTGGAGAGGCTGGCGGATCTCGAAATCAGCACCTGGAACTACATTTCGCAGGACGCATCGGTGCGACATCTGGGGCCTATGGCCCAGGACTTCGCCGAGGCCTTTGGCGTAGGCGAAGACAGCAGGTACATAACGACTATTGATGCCGATGGCGTCGCCCTGGCAGCAATACAGGAACTTCACCGGCAGCTAAAAGCGCTGGCGAACGAAAAAGACAGTAAGATAGAGCAACTCGAATCCGACATAGTCGAACTCAAGACCATCATCGAGAAACTGGCCGCCGAGCACTGAGGCTGACGTTGAGGAAGGTGTAACGATGAAAACGTATAGAATCTTTGCGGTCCTGGGACTTTTGCTAGCGCCGCATGATATGACTGCCTCAGCTGCCGAGAGTAACCCGTCGTCGCCGTCATACAGGATTGTTGGGGAGTCCTTGATATGGTCGGCGGCCTCTGCCGCAGCAGCGTCGGGTAACTCGACAAGTTATCATTTTGATGCGACGATTGGTCAGACTGCCGCCGGAGGAACGCAATCAGAATCCTACAGCCTTAGCTCGGGCTTTTGGGAGGATTACTCGAGCGGTTGTTGTGTCGATCGCGTGGGCGACGCCAACGGCAGCGGCGAGGATGAGCCCACCATCGGTGATGTGACCACGATGATCGACGCAAAGTTTATCGCCAGCACCTGTGACGGGATTATCGATTGTCTTGAGGAAGCTGACATGAATCAGTCAGCAACCGGCGCGGCAACCTGTGAGGATATCACGATTGGCGACATCACGTCGCTCATTGATTATCTGTTTATCACCGGTCCGTCGCTCGGGCTGCCTAATTGTTTGTAGGCTTGTAGACAACCCTTGGATGGCCCGGTCAAGCCGGGCCATGACGTCACTGGGTGCGTGGGTCAAGTCTTGCAGGGCGGGTCCGCTTCGAACCCGCCATTCCGACAGAACCACCAAGGGGTTCTGCCCTACAACATCAAGCTCTCTACTACCCACCCTACTCCTCCGGCTCGCTTCCCTTCAGCTTCTCCCGCAGCGTTTTGCGGTCGATGCCCAGTATCTCGGCGGCGCGGGTCTTGTTCCCGTCGACACTCGCCAGCACGTTGCGGATATGCTCGCATTCGACTTCGGCCAGCGTGCGGTGGAGATTGTTCTGACGGGGCAGACTGGTGCGCATGAACGGCGGCAGGTCGGGCGCTTCAACTTCGTCAGAGTCGCTCATAAACAACAGCCGCTGAACTACGTTTTCCAGTTCGCGCACGTTCCCCGGCCACGGGTAGCTCTTGAGCATGCGTACGGCGTTGTCCGAGAAGCGCACCGGTGGGCGCTCCATCTCGTGGGCGTACTGCCGCGCGAAAGCGGTGGCCAGGAGAACAACGTCGTTCTCGCGCTCCCGCAGCGGGGGGACGTTGATAGTGATGACGCTCAGGCGAAAGTAGAGGTCCTCACGGAACTTCGCTTTTTGCACGAGACCTTCGAGATTCTTATTCGTTGCGGCGAGAATGCGCACGTCAACTGTATGCGGGCGACTGTCGCCCACCATGGTGATCTCTTTGTCCTGCAGCGCGCGCAGGAGCTTGACCTGCATGGCGGGGCTGGTCTCGCTGATTTCGTCGAGGAACAAAGTGCCGCCGTCGGCCGCCTGAAAAAAACCGGGACGCGATTTAACCGCACCGGTGAAGGAGCCCTTTACGTGACCGAACAATTCGCTCTCCAGAAGGCCTTCTGGGATTCCGCCGCAGTTGACCGGCACGAACGGAAACGACGCCCGGCTGGAACTGTAATGGATAGCGCGCGCGACAAGTTCTTTGCCGGTACCGCTTTCGCCGGTGATTACAACGTTGGCCAGGGTGGCCGAAGCTTTCTCGATGGCCCGAAACACTTTCTGCATCGCGCTCGACTCGCCCATGAGTGCGTACGGCTCGTGCTGTAGTTTCGCTGACACCCTCGTGGCCGAACGGCGTTCGCTTAGTCTCTCCAAAGCACGTGTGACCGCGCCGAAAAGCTCATCGTCGGTGAACGGCTTCTGCAGGTAGTCGCACGCGCCGAGCTGTACCGCCTTGACGGCTCCGCCTATCGACGGGTAGCCGGTAATCATGATGACTTCGAGGTCGCGGTAGTTCTCGTGCACGTAGCGGACCAGGTCGAACCCATCCACCTGCGGCATTTTGAAGTCTGTGATGACCAGGTCGAACGGCATCAGGTCCAGAGAGCGGGTCGCCTCGCTGACCGAACGCGCCGTAGCCACGCGATATCCGCCCGCACTGAGATTGCGTTCCAACACTTCAAGCGTGTCAGGGGCGTCATCGACCAGCAGGATGCGGGCCTTATCGGCATTAGTGGCCACGAGTCGAGCTTTCGGCGAGATGTGGAGCGGCTATGGGGAGGCGGATGGAGAAGCGGGTGCCTTCGCCGGGGCGGCTGGTGACATCGATACGGCCGTCGTGCGACACCACGATTCCGTGCACGACCGACAGCCCCAGGCCGGTCCCCTGATCGACATCCTTGGTGGTAAAGAACGGATGGAAAATGCCGCGGAGCGTTTTTTCGTCCATGCCGCAGCCGGAGTCTTCGACTACCAAAAGAACCTGGTCGTTTTCGCGGCTGGTCCGAATGGCGAGCCGGCCGCCGTCGGGCATCGCCTGTACCGAGTTAACTACGAGATTGGTCAGCACCTGAAGCACTTGTGAGCGGTCGGCGGTGATATCGGGCAGGTCGGGATCGAGATTGCACACGAGGTCAATACCGGCGGTGACGAAACGGGACTCAAGAAAGAAGAGGCCGTCGCGGATCAGCTCATTCAGGCTGAACGTGACTTTCGTTGGTTTGGCCTCGCGCGCGAATACGAGCAGTTCGCGGATCACGCCGCGGGCGTGCATGGCGGCGGCAACAATCTTGTTCAGGTCACGAGTGATCTCCGGCGGAAGGCCGGGCTGTTTGCCCGCGAGTTGGGCAAACCCCATGATACTCGCCAGCGGTTCGTTCAGTTCGTGAGCGACACCTGCGGCCAGTTGGCCGATTGTGGCGAGACGGTCGGCGTGACGCAGCTGCTCATGAAGTTTCTGCCGTTCCTCCGTGCTTTCGTGCTGTTGGACAGTGAGCGCCAGTTCCCTGGCGAAGGCGCCCAGCAGGTCGCGTTCCTCGTGCAAGAAGGGACCGTTGTCCGCGGGCGGCATCTGGTCGGTGTAGCCTACTTCAATCAGGCCAACTTTCGAGTTGTCTATTATGATATCGGCACTCATGCGCTGCCCGATGCGACCGGCGCTTTTGGATTCATACGTACGGTGGCGCAGCACGATTCGCGCGGCGGCGGAGTCGGCGTGAAGCCAGCCCTGGGGAATAGTCTCGACCGCGCACTGCAGGATTTCGTCGAGCGGGGTATCATCGCGCGCCGCCAGCCGCATGACGTCGTATAAGCAGGTCAGCTCTTTTACCCGTTCGCGCAGCGATGTCTGAAGCTGTCTGATATCGAAAGCTATTCCGAAAGTGTGCGCAAACTGTTCGCTGAAATCGATCAACGGGGCGTTAAAGTAGCCGGTGGACTCGGACTCGAGCTGAAGCAGGCCGAGACGTCGGCGGGCGCCGTCGACAGGAATGATCATCGCCGATCGGCATGTCGCCGTGAAGCAGATACCGTCGGGGCTGTCGGGCATCCTCGCGAGTCGCTTCCAATCGGGGAACGATTCCAGGTCATCTATGCGCAGGCTGCCGAAGGGTGTGAACCAGGGGAGGTCGGTGTCGACCTGGGCGTTAAAGACCTTGTTGCAAACTGATTCGAGTGAGTCGCAGCCGGGCGTGGTCCACCGCCTGGATGCCGCCGGATCAGTGGTCTGACTGGCCTGGGCGGTCCTGCCTTCGGTACGATTTTCCGGGGTGTGGCTGATACAAAGGCGGCAGTCTTTGTCGCGAATGACGATTCGGGCTGAGCAACAACCGAGGGCGCGAGATATTAGGGCGGCGGATTCGCTGAGAAAAGCGAGCCGGGACGGGCCGGAGTGGGCGAGGTCGAAGAGCTTGTGCGAGTAGTCCCAGATGGACTCGGCGAGGCGGATTGT
The window above is part of the Candidatus Zixiibacteriota bacterium genome. Proteins encoded here:
- a CDS encoding tail fiber domain-containing protein, producing the protein MLRPPFLQTLFAAALTAASPAVFATVINYQAQLVDIGGQPVADGAYPATFSLYDDPVGGTQLWTESKSVSVTAGMMTTELGNVNPIGVNVFVTESGGIITPYLEITFNSETFTPRVRLGAIPNAYVSQSVRGDFISGPGYITMTSADSKMAGSSPQQSRTSSKLQSSDLVFTGYYELDPGRIQDQLTMDRSGLSGIQDQIQDQIQDQFTLDAGEISFAVYNLVNEKVMEAVSVSADSGFQLVDEIQDQRADLNSDGLDLIQDQQEGDIQDQFTATAETVSLTVTDVSTGTVQFSATIAADEGLQIQDQMQDQTTDLSSGELYIDDQMQDQFGNMTSDGLTFGSISLSKAAGSMAAGATAIYGATGITLPTGAVGGYVLTCDGTGAGSWQPAGGGGASYWTLTGDVIRTDGQYGIARYGSAVQGSMTSTQLNLGTNSYTGSPYATVFGGYSDTAAGYCSMAAGEMCAAWAPYGIALGFRAKVQHTGSFAFADTNYFNFSTSNHNEFAARAVGGVRFVTGINPANGSPTAGVQLAPGGGSWSSLSDQGCKENVEAVEGKEVLERLADLEISTWNYISQDASVRHLGPMAQDFAEAFGVGEDSRYITTIDADGVALAAIQELHRQLKALANEKDSKIEQLESDIVELKTIIEKLAAEH
- a CDS encoding sigma-54 dependent transcriptional regulator, with the translated sequence MATNADKARILLVDDAPDTLEVLERNLSAGGYRVATARSVSEATRSLDLMPFDLVITDFKMPQVDGFDLVRYVHENYRDLEVIMITGYPSIGGAVKAVQLGACDYLQKPFTDDELFGAVTRALERLSERRSATRVSAKLQHEPYALMGESSAMQKVFRAIEKASATLANVVITGESGTGKELVARAIHYSSSRASFPFVPVNCGGIPEGLLESELFGHVKGSFTGAVKSRPGFFQAADGGTLFLDEISETSPAMQVKLLRALQDKEITMVGDSRPHTVDVRILAATNKNLEGLVQKAKFREDLYFRLSVITINVPPLRERENDVVLLATAFARQYAHEMERPPVRFSDNAVRMLKSYPWPGNVRELENVVQRLLFMSDSDEVEAPDLPPFMRTSLPRQNNLHRTLAEVECEHIRNVLASVDGNKTRAAEILGIDRKTLREKLKGSEPEE
- a CDS encoding ATP-binding protein, with the translated sequence MADPDTIRLAESIWDYSHKLFDLAHSGPSRLAFLSESAALISRALGCCSARIVIRDKDCRLCISHTPENRTEGRTAQASQTTDPAASRRWTTPGCDSLESVCNKVFNAQVDTDLPWFTPFGSLRIDDLESFPDWKRLARMPDSPDGICFTATCRSAMIIPVDGARRRLGLLQLESESTGYFNAPLIDFSEQFAHTFGIAFDIRQLQTSLRERVKELTCLYDVMRLAARDDTPLDEILQCAVETIPQGWLHADSAAARIVLRHRTYESKSAGRIGQRMSADIIIDNSKVGLIEVGYTDQMPPADNGPFLHEERDLLGAFARELALTVQQHESTEERQKLHEQLRHADRLATIGQLAAGVAHELNEPLASIMGFAQLAGKQPGLPPEITRDLNKIVAAAMHARGVIRELLVFAREAKPTKVTFSLNELIRDGLFFLESRFVTAGIDLVCNLDPDLPDITADRSQVLQVLTNLVVNSVQAMPDGGRLAIRTSRENDQVLLVVEDSGCGMDEKTLRGIFHPFFTTKDVDQGTGLGLSVVHGIVVSHDGRIDVTSRPGEGTRFSIRLPIAAPHLAESSTRGH